From the Oryza glaberrima chromosome 5, OglaRS2, whole genome shotgun sequence genome, one window contains:
- the LOC127773899 gene encoding ARM REPEAT PROTEIN INTERACTING WITH ABF2 gives MEAEQQQQPPHRPRRKGQKRKLEDEAAASASAAAAAAAAAAAAATATPSSLGSAGADDDNEEEEDGSAGPEICCRHSQAALAREVRTQVDALHRCFSWRHADRAAAKRATHVLAELAKNEEVVNVIVEGGAVPALVCHLKEPPAVAVLQEEQQPRPFEHEVEKGAAFALGLLAVKPEHQQLIVDAGALPLLVNLLKRHKNATNLRAVNSVIRRAADAITNLAHENSNIKTCVRIEGGIPPLVELLESQDLKVQRAAAGALRTLAFKNDENKSQIVDCNALPTLILMLRSEDAAIHYEAVGVIGNLVHSSPNIKKEVLNAGALQPVIGLLSSCCTESQREAALLLGQFASADSDCKVHIVQRGAVRPLIEMLQSADVQLREMSAFALGRLAQDTHNQAGIAYNGGLVPLLKLLDSKNGSLQHNAAFALYGVADNEDYVSDFIKVGGVQKLQDGEFIVQATKDCVAKTLKRLEEKINGRVLKHLLYMMRVGEKSVQRRVALALAHLCAPEDQRTIFIDNNGLELLLDLLVSVSLKHQLDGSVALYKLANKAAALSPMDAAPPSPTPQVYLGEQYVNSSTLSDVTFLVEGKRFYAHRIALLASSDAFRAMFDGGYREKDARDIEIPNIRWNVFELMMRFIYTGSVEVTSDISQDLLRAADQYLLEGLKRLCEYTIAQDVNVDNVSDMYDLSEAFHAMSLRHTCVLFILEQFEKICVKSGSSQLIQRVIPELRNFFAKALRPSHRNAQP, from the exons ATGgaggcggagcagcagcagcagccgccgcatcGCCCGCGCCGCAAGGGGCAGAAGAGGAAGTTGGAGGACGAggccgcggcctccgcctcggccgcggcggcggcggcggcggccgccgccgccgccgccaccgcaaccCCGTCGTCGCTCGGGAGCGCCGGCGCAGACGAcgacaacgaggaggaggaggacggctcGGCCGGGCCGGAGATCTGCTGCCGCCACTCCCAGGCGGCGCTGGCCCGCGAGGTCCGCACGCAGGTCGACGCCCTCCACCGGTGCTTCTCCTGGCGCCacgccgaccgcgccgccgccaagcgcgCCACCCAcgtcctcgccgagctcgccaaAAACG AGGAGGTTGTGAACGTGATCGTAGAGGGCGGCGCCGTGCCCGCCCTGGTGTGCCACCTGAAGGAGCCGCCCGCGGTGGCGGTGTtgcaggaggagcagcagcctcGGCCGTTCGAGCACGAGGTCGAGAAGGGGGCTGCCTTCGCTCTCGGCCTCCTAGCAGTAAAG CCTGAACATCAACAACTTATAGTTGACGCCGGTGCCTTACCACTGCTggtgaatcttctaaaaaggCACAAAAATGCTACAAACTTGCGGGCAGTTAACAGTGTTATCAGGAGAGCAGCTGATGCAATCACCAATCTAGCTCATGAAAATAGCAACATCAAAACTTGTGTCAG AATTGAAGGCGGAATTCCACCTCTTGTTGAATTGCTAGAATCACAGGATCTCAAGGTGCAGAGAGCAGCTGCAGGGGCCTTGCGGACGCTGGCTTTCAAAAACGATGAAAACAAAAGTCAG ATTGTTGATTGCAATGCGTTGCCAACTTTGATATTAATGCTTCGATCAGAGGATGCTGCGATTCACTACGAAGCA GTTGGTGTCATTGGAAACTTGGTTCATTCATCCCCAAATATCAAGAAAGAGGTTCTCAATGCAGGGGCCCTGCAACCTGTAATTGGGTTATTAAG TTCCTGTTGTACGGAGAGTCAAAGAGAGGCTGCTTTGTTGCTAGGGCAGTTTGCTTCGGCTGATTCTGATTGCAAG GTCCATATTGTGCAAAGAGGTGCAGTCCGTCCGCTGATTGAAATGCTACAGTCAGCTGATGTCCAACTTAGAGAAATGTCTGCTTTTGCCCTTGGGAGGCTTGCCCAG GACACACATAACCAAGCAGGCATTGCATATAATGGTGGTTTGGTGCCTCTACTAAAGCTTCTAGACTCAAAAAATGGATCTCTGCAACATAATGCTGCATTTGCCCTTTACGGAGTTGCTGACAACGAG GACTATGTGTCCGACTTCATTAAAGTTGGAGGTGTACAAAAGTTGCAAGATGGAGAATTTATCGTGCAG gcCACAAAGGATTGTGTAGCTAAGACCCTTAAGAGGTTAGAGGAGAAGATAAATGGACGA GTGTTAAAACACTTGCTTTATATGATGAGAGTAGGAGAAAAATCTGTGCAGAGGCGGGTTGCTCTGGCCCTGGCACACCTCTGTGCGCCTGAAGATCAAAGAACAATTTTTATTGATAATAATG GCCTTGAGTTGCTTCTTGATCTTCTGGTTTCGGTGAGCCTGAAGCATCAGCTAGATGGTTCAGTAGCACTATACAAATTGGCCAACAAAGCTGCAGCACTTTCTCCCATGGATGCTGCACCTCCATCTCCAACACCACAG GTTTATCTTGGTGAGCAATATGTGAACAGTTCGACACTTTCAGATGTTACCTTCTTGGTGGAAG GAAAGCGCTTTTATGCACATAGAATTGCATTACTTGCTTCTTCGGATGCATTTCGTGCAATGTTTGATGGCGGATATAGG GAAAAGGACGCGAGAGACATAGAAATTCCAAATATCAGATGGAATGTGTTTGAACTCATGATGAG ATTTATCTATACAGGTTCAGTGGAAGTAACTAGCGATATCTCTCAGGATCTTCTTAGAGCCGCTGATCAGTATCTATTAGAAGGCCTCAAACGTCTGTGTGAATATACAATTGCGCAG GATGTGAATGTAGACAACGTTTCTGACATGTATGACCTATCTGAAGCTTTTCATGCAATGTCACTCAGACATACATGTGTCCTATTTATCTTGGAGCAGTTTGAAAAGATTTGCGTCAAATCTGG GTCAAGCCAGCTGATCCAGCGTGTCATCCCAGAGCTCCGCAACTTCTTCGCTAAGGCGCTAAGGCCAAGCCACAGGAATGCGCAGCCATGA
- the LOC127773761 gene encoding cyclin-P3-1: MGMGTFTTDESDRHEESYLSLGLTVSQSKKNNTEYPKVLLLLAAYLDRSVQKNEDLLDSNKIKDSSTIFHGHRAPDLSIKLYAERIFKYSECSPSCFVLALIYMERYLQQPHVYMTSLSVHRLLITSVVVAAKFTDDAFFNNAFYARVGGISTVEMNRLELDLLFNLDFRLKVDLETFGSYCLQLEKETMVLVIDRPIQQVHGVNSAKDLSRNSSIDESCKSELMRYSSQALQGCS; the protein is encoded by the exons ATGGGTATGGGGACATTCACAACTGATGAAAGCGACAGACATGAAGAGAGCTACCTGTCGTTGGGTTTGACAGTATCACAGTCAAAGAAAAACAACACTGAATACCCCAAGGTTCTGTTGCTTCTGGCGGCTTATCTTGATAGATCAGTTCAGAAGAATGAAGACTTACTAGATTCCAATAAGATAAAGGATTCAAGCACCATCTTTCATGGTCACAGGGCTCCAGATCTTAGTATAAAGCTTTATGCAGAGCGCATCTTCAAGTACTCAGAGTGCAGCCCATCTTGCTTTGTGTTGGCCCTCATCTACATGGAGAGATATCTACAGCAGCCACATGTGTACATGACGTCCCTTAGCGTTCATCGCTTGCTAATTACATCTGTGGTGGTTGCTGCCAAATTTACAGATGATGC GTTTTTCAACAATGCATTCTATGCTAGAGTTGGGGGAATCAGCACAGTAGAGATGAACCGACTTGAGCTGGATTTGTTGTTCAATCTGGACTTCAGGCTGAAAGTGGATTTAGAGACGTTCGGAAGCTACTGCTTGCaattggaaaaagaaacaaTGGTTCTTGTAATAGATAGACCTATTCAACAAGTTCACGGCGTCAATAGCGCTAAAGATTTGAGTCGCAACAGTAGCATTGACGAGTCTTGCAAGAGCGAGCTGATGCGGTACAGCAGTCAGGCTCTCCAAGGATGTAGCTGA